From Anopheles arabiensis isolate DONGOLA chromosome 3, AaraD3, whole genome shotgun sequence, a single genomic window includes:
- the LOC120904242 gene encoding echinoderm microtubule-associated protein-like 2 isoform X3 encodes MIKYHRVQSLEEMLETEKAGLVERVYDLERQVLEHKDEIVCLKSTLADVLRRLATIDNSYENSTSGSGRGGTGTPAAGGTGGSSGGHHTVSDNVSASGQNSLSSKSFRFSRNTLTRLNSTVDEKRFGRVPSRVTSSPSRVKTNLAQKAIHYSNGSLHSDSMSSHSISPAPSPSPRQPNASAVANSHHALLASSGGMGKRWSSTGDFISTPGSPSGTGSSGSMSRFSAKSLLNLSGNSSRQGQTHPYVQRKNEDDEYVKLYISGRPIVIHLPEAQLSTYELTKVQPAPNRRLRLDWAYGYRGKDCRSNLYQLPTGEMVYFVAAVVILYNMDEHTQRHYLGHTDDVKSLAVHPNKLLVASGQCGGHEGRDSLPHILIWNSVSLATLNMIGCGEFTGSINCLSFSRADSGSILAAIDDSPDKIISIWDWQKKEGGRKITETKCSVDTVVAVEFHPLDKGQIITIGKNHIAFWSLDQNGMLYKRMGVFESFEKPKYVTAISFTQTGDVVTGDSSGNLAVWKRGTNVISRFLKKVHEGPVFSICALRNGGFVTGGKDGLLLLFDDALHIKAEQIVEAHFGAVRVVAEGKGSQLLIGTTKNCILSGDFTLSLVPIVMGHTDILWSLATHPQVAQFVTGGRDRLLQLWDSLSHSVVWSKDIGEPIHAVQIANAGDVIVAGGVGGRWSVFDIVTRELLATYTDGQEVIQCMQFSPDGNLLAVGSKDNCIYIYQCTKVAHRFSKIGKCTGHSSFISHLDWSKDSQVLRSNSGDYEILYWNPTLCRQITSQSTVKNLEWATQNCSVSFETIGIWPENFDGTDINSVCKDGEEQFLVCADDFGKIRLFSFPASQPKSLSHSYRGHSSHVTAVQFMHDGVRLLSAGGMDTSVLQWRVV; translated from the exons ATGATAAAGTATCATCGGGTGCAATCATTAG AGGAAATGCTGGAAACCGAAAAGGCCGGCCTAGTGGAGCGAGTGTACGATCTCGAGCGGCAGGTACTGGAGCACAAGGATGAGATCGTCTGTCTCAAGTCCACGCTGGCCGATGTATTACGTCGGCTGGCCACGATAGATAACAGCTACGAGAACAGTACGAGTGGCAGCGGCCGCGGTGGTACCGGGACGCCTGCGGCGGGCGGTACGGGAGGAAGCAGCGGCGGACATCATACGGTCAGCGATAACGTTTCCGCCAGTGGGCAGAATAGTTTATCCAGCAAAAGTTTTCGCTTCTCCCGCAACACACTCACGAGGC TAAATTCCACCGTGGATGAAAAACGCTTCGGTCGCGTCCCGTCGCGGGTGACCAGCTCGCCGTCCCGCGTAAAGACGAACCTCGCGCAAAAGGCCATCCACTATTCGAACGGCTCGCTGCACTCCGACTCGATGAGCAGTCATTCGATCTCGCCCGCCCCGTCCCCTTCGCCGCGGCAACCGAATGCGTCCGCCGTGGCCAACTCGCACCATGCCCTGCTCGCGTCGTCCGGCGGCATGGGCAAGCGGTGGTCCTCGACGGGGGATTTCATCAGCACACCCGGCAGCCCGAGCGGCACCGGAAGCAGTGGAAG CATGTCGAGGTTTTCGGCCAAATCACTGCTGAATCTCAGTGGCAACTCCAGCCGCCAGGGCCAAACGCATCCGTACGTGCAGCGAAAGAACGAGGACGACGAGTACGTGAAGCTGTACATCAGCGGACGGCCGATCGTAATTCACCTTCCCGAAGCACAACTGTCCACGTACGAGCTGACGAAGGTGCAGCCGGCCCCGAACAGACGCTTGCGGCTCGATTGGGCCTACGGCTACCGCGGCAAGGACTGTCGGTCCAATCTGTACCAGCTGCCGACCGGCGAGATGGTGTACTTTGTGGCAGCCGTCGTCATCCTGTACAACATGGACGAGCACACGCAGCGTCACTACCTCGGGCACACGGATGACGTGAAGAGCCTGGCCGTCCATCCGAACAAGCTGCTGGTGGCCAGCGGTCAGTGCGGTGGACATGAAGGGCGCGATTCGCTACCTCACATCCTCATCTGGAACTCGGTCTCGTTGGCCACGCTCAACATGATCGGTTGCGGCGAGTTTACCGGTTCGATCAACTGCCTTTCCTTCAGCCGAGCGGACAGTGGCAGCATTCTGGCCGCAATCGATGATTCGCCGGACAAGATCATCTCCATCTGGGACTGGCAGAAGAAGGAGGGCGGCCGCAAGATCACCGAAACCAAGTGCTCGGTCGATACGGTGGTGGCGGTCGAGTTTCACCCCCTCGATAAGGGACAGATCATTACGATAGGGAAAAATCATATCGCCTTTTGGTCGCTCGACCAGAATGGCATGCTGTACAAGCGGATGGGCGTGTTCGAGAGCTTCGAGAAGCCCAAGTACGTGACGGCCATCTCGTTCACGCAGACGGGCGACGTCGTGACCGGCGATTCGAGCGGCAATCTGGCCGTGTGGAAGCGGGGCACCAACGTTATCAGTCGCTTCCTGAAGAAGGTGCACGAGGGACCGGTGTTCTCGATCTGTGCCCTGCGCAATGGGGGCTTCGTGACGGGCGGCAAGGatggactgctgctgctgttcgacgACGCGCTGCACATCAAGGCGGAACAGATCGTCGAAGCACACTTCGGAGCGGTGCGAGTCGTAGCGGAGGGCAAAGGCTCGCAGCTGCTCATCGGTACGACGAAGAACTGCATACTTTCCGGCGACTTTACCCTCAGCCTCGTGCCGATCGTGATGGGCCACACGGACATTCTGTGGTCGCTGGCAACGCATCCGCAGGTGGCACAGTTCGTCACCGGCGGGCGGGACAggttgctgcagctgtggGACTCGCTGTCGCACTCGGTCGTGTGGAGCAAGGACATCGGCGAACCGATCCACGCGGTCCAGATAGCGAATGCGGGCGACGTGATTGTGGCGGGCGGTGTCGGTGGCCGTTGGTCGGTGTTCGATATCGTAACCCGGGAGCTGTTGGCCACGTACACGGACGGGCAGGAGGTGATACAGTGCATGCAGTTCTCACCCGACGGTAATCTGCTGGCGGTCGGCTCCAAAGACAACTGCATCTACATCTACCAGTGCACGAAGGTGGCGCACCGGTTTTCCAAGATTGGAAAGTGCACG GGTCATTCTAGTTTCATATCACATCTCGATTGGTCCAAGGACAGTCAAGTGTTGCGATCGAACTCGGGCGACTACGAAATATTATACT GGAATCCCACGCTTTGCCGCCAAATAACGAGCCAAAGCACGGTAAAGAACCTTGAATGGGCCACCCAAAACTGCTCGGTCAGCTTTGAAACGATCGGCATTTGGCCGGAAAATTTCGACGGCACGGACATCAACAGTGTGTGCAAGGATGGCGAGGAGCAGTTCCTGGTTTGTGCCGATGATTTCGGCAAAATTCGACTGTTTAGTTTCCCAGCTTCGCAGCCAAAG TCGCTATCGCATAGTTACAGGGGACACAGCAGCCACGTAACAGCGGTACAGTTTATGCACGATGGCGTCCGTCTTCTGTCGGCCGGCGGTATGGACACGAGTGTACTGCAATGGCGAGTAGTGTAA
- the LOC120903015 gene encoding rab-like protein 6, whose amino-acid sequence MFSVFKKLANKNDGPTVSIPESVGQTMSDSLKKRFSRGVQYNMKVVIKGDRNVGKSCLLERLQGKAFIEQYTPTEQIQVASIQWSFKATDDVVKVEVWDVVDRGKSKQKSTNLKLTTAGAGAEPDIPVLDAEFLDVYKGTHCVVMVMDITKAWTFDYVCRELPKVPTDIPVLLLGNHCDMGHHRVITAEQVHGFVETASQERKAEIVYGDSSMRNGFGLRLLHKFFGIPFLYLQKSALEASLRKNAQDLDICRLEIDEYQKSDDSDYGRFLDNLISKKKARESTVSHPTSPTVPSVIRPTKSIILGGGHPIIVPDRNSHLAVASTTTVNTAKLNPQRQQEQAPARSATMATLSSDAGFGKIDNVDEFCPDGGVLDKSFLEDTVDTAGRHVTSPPPAIESDEDEDDRHNPLVSRFDEEDPGGVDLPDEPAEEPRPGSKVTNPLRSEPERSSPPVLRSPAAQYTELEEDGNEEARKLSLSSVELEVGRITPGVKEKLNLNYEGWSMIDTKERRSPEGGEDVVSTSSVNRSKSSSEKKSKDKEKKHKKKKSSKEKDEGGGGRSGSDGKHHRSSKRKSHVDEFLKEMQSNAAYGEVADEAYEAL is encoded by the exons ATGTTTTCCGTCTTCAAGAAGCTAGCCAACAAAAACGATGGCCCGACCGTGTCGATACCGGAGTCCGTTGGCCAGACGATGTCGGATTCGCTTAAGAAGCGATTTTCCCGTGGCGTCCAGTACAACA TGAAAGTCGTGATCAAGGGCGATCGGAACGTGGGCAAATCGTGTCTGCTGGAGCGGCTGCAGGGCAAAGCCTTCATCGAGCAGTACACGCCGACGGAGCAGATCCAGGTCGCCAGCATCCAGTGGTCGTTCAAGGCGACGGACGACGTGGTCAAGGTGGAGGTGTGGGACGTGGTGGACCGTGGGAAATCGAAGCAGAAGAGCACGAACCTGAAGCTGACGACGGCCGGCGCAGGTGCGGAACCCGACATTCCCGTGCTGGACGCCGAGTTTCTCGACGTGTACAAGGGCACCCActgtgtggtgatggtgatggacATTACGAAGGCGTGGACGTTCGATTACGTGTGCCGGGAGCTGCCCAAGGTGCCGACCGACattccggtgctgctgctcggcaaTCACTGTGATATGGGACACCATCGCGTGATTACGGCGGAACAGGTGCACGGGTTCGTCGAGACGGCCAGCCAGGAGCGGAAGGCGGAAATCGTGTACGGGGACAGCTCGATGCGCAACGGGTTCgggctgcggctgctgcacaAGTTCTTCGGCATTCCATTCCTCTACCTGCAGAAGAGTGCCCTCGAGGCGTCGCTGAGGAAAAACGCACAGGATCTCGACATCTGCCGGCTGGAGATCGATGAATATCAG aaatccgacgactccgactacGGACGCTTTCTGGATAATCTGATCAGCAAAAAGAAGGCACGCGAAAGCACCGTCAGCCACCCTACCAGCCCGACCGTTCCATCGGTGATTCGACCGACGAAAAGCATCATCCTTGGCGGTGGACATCCCATCATTGTGCCCGATCGGAACTCACATCTGGCGGTCGCTTCAACGACAACCGTCAACACGGCCAAGCTCAATCCCCAGCGGCAGCAGGAACAGGCGCCGGCCCGCAGCGCCACCATGGCCACACTGTCGTCCGATGCGGGCTTTGGCAAGATCGACAATGTGGATGAGTTTTGTCCGGACGGTGGTGTGCTGGACAAGTCGTTCCTGGAGGACACGGTGGATACGGCGGGACGTCACGTTACGTCACCGCCGCCAGCAATCGAAAGCGATGAAGACGAGGACGATCGTCACAATCCGCTCGTGTCGAGGTTCGATGAGGAAGATCCAGGTGGGGTTGATCTGCCCGATGAACCGGCAGAAGAGCCAAGGCCAGGCAGTAAGGTGACGAATCCTCTCCGAAGCGAACCAGAACGCTCCTCACCACCGGTGCTCCGTTCGCCCGCTGCTCAATACAccgagctggaggaggatGGTAATGAGGAAGCGCGGAAGCTGTCCCTGTCCAGCGTGGAGCTGGAGGTGGGCCGCATTACGCCCGGCGTGAAGGAAAAGCTGAACCTAAACTATGAAGGCTGGTCGATGATCGATACAAAGGAGCGTCGATCGCCGGAAGGTGGCGAGGATGTCGTGTCCACCTCGTCCGTGAATCGATCAAAGAGTTCGTCGGAGAAAAAG TCGAAGGATAAGGAGAAAAagcacaagaagaaaaaatcgagCAAAGAGAAGGACGAAGGGGGAGGTGGGCGCAGCGGCAGCGACGGGAAGCATCACCGGAGCAGCAAACGCAAGAGCCACGTGGACGAGTTCCTGAAGGAGATGCAATCGAATGCGGCGTACGGGGAAGTAGCAGACGAAGCGTACGAAGCACTATGA
- the LOC120904242 gene encoding echinoderm microtubule-associated protein-like 2 isoform X2, with the protein MSAVQPVLSTADTAKKTMDASNGSKEWQEMLETEKAGLVERVYDLERQVLEHKDEIVCLKSTLADVLRRLATIDNSYENSTSGSGRGGTGTPAAGGTGGSSGGHHTVSDNVSASGQNSLSSKSFRFSRNTLTRLNSTVDEKRFGRVPSRVTSSPSRVKTNLAQKAIHYSNGSLHSDSMSSHSISPAPSPSPRQPNASAVANSHHALLASSGGMGKRWSSTGDFISTPGSPSGTGSSGSMSRFSAKSLLNLSGNSSRQGQTHPYVQRKNEDDEYVKLYISGRPIVIHLPEAQLSTYELTKVQPAPNRRLRLDWAYGYRGKDCRSNLYQLPTGEMVYFVAAVVILYNMDEHTQRHYLGHTDDVKSLAVHPNKLLVASGQCGGHEGRDSLPHILIWNSVSLATLNMIGCGEFTGSINCLSFSRADSGSILAAIDDSPDKIISIWDWQKKEGGRKITETKCSVDTVVAVEFHPLDKGQIITIGKNHIAFWSLDQNGMLYKRMGVFESFEKPKYVTAISFTQTGDVVTGDSSGNLAVWKRGTNVISRFLKKVHEGPVFSICALRNGGFVTGGKDGLLLLFDDALHIKAEQIVEAHFGAVRVVAEGKGSQLLIGTTKNCILSGDFTLSLVPIVMGHTDILWSLATHPQVAQFVTGGRDRLLQLWDSLSHSVVWSKDIGEPIHAVQIANAGDVIVAGGVGGRWSVFDIVTRELLATYTDGQEVIQCMQFSPDGNLLAVGSKDNCIYIYQCTKVAHRFSKIGKCTGHSSFISHLDWSKDSQVLRSNSGDYEILYWNPTLCRQITSQSTVKNLEWATQNCSVSFETIGIWPENFDGTDINSVCKDGEEQFLVCADDFGKIRLFSFPASQPKSLSHSYRGHSSHVTAVQFMHDGVRLLSAGGMDTSVLQWRVV; encoded by the exons ATGTCCGCAGTACAGCCCGTGTTGTCAACAGCGGACACCGCGAAGAAGACGATGGATGCGTCGAACGGTTCCAAAGAATGGc AGGAAATGCTGGAAACCGAAAAGGCCGGCCTAGTGGAGCGAGTGTACGATCTCGAGCGGCAGGTACTGGAGCACAAGGATGAGATCGTCTGTCTCAAGTCCACGCTGGCCGATGTATTACGTCGGCTGGCCACGATAGATAACAGCTACGAGAACAGTACGAGTGGCAGCGGCCGCGGTGGTACCGGGACGCCTGCGGCGGGCGGTACGGGAGGAAGCAGCGGCGGACATCATACGGTCAGCGATAACGTTTCCGCCAGTGGGCAGAATAGTTTATCCAGCAAAAGTTTTCGCTTCTCCCGCAACACACTCACGAGGC TAAATTCCACCGTGGATGAAAAACGCTTCGGTCGCGTCCCGTCGCGGGTGACCAGCTCGCCGTCCCGCGTAAAGACGAACCTCGCGCAAAAGGCCATCCACTATTCGAACGGCTCGCTGCACTCCGACTCGATGAGCAGTCATTCGATCTCGCCCGCCCCGTCCCCTTCGCCGCGGCAACCGAATGCGTCCGCCGTGGCCAACTCGCACCATGCCCTGCTCGCGTCGTCCGGCGGCATGGGCAAGCGGTGGTCCTCGACGGGGGATTTCATCAGCACACCCGGCAGCCCGAGCGGCACCGGAAGCAGTGGAAG CATGTCGAGGTTTTCGGCCAAATCACTGCTGAATCTCAGTGGCAACTCCAGCCGCCAGGGCCAAACGCATCCGTACGTGCAGCGAAAGAACGAGGACGACGAGTACGTGAAGCTGTACATCAGCGGACGGCCGATCGTAATTCACCTTCCCGAAGCACAACTGTCCACGTACGAGCTGACGAAGGTGCAGCCGGCCCCGAACAGACGCTTGCGGCTCGATTGGGCCTACGGCTACCGCGGCAAGGACTGTCGGTCCAATCTGTACCAGCTGCCGACCGGCGAGATGGTGTACTTTGTGGCAGCCGTCGTCATCCTGTACAACATGGACGAGCACACGCAGCGTCACTACCTCGGGCACACGGATGACGTGAAGAGCCTGGCCGTCCATCCGAACAAGCTGCTGGTGGCCAGCGGTCAGTGCGGTGGACATGAAGGGCGCGATTCGCTACCTCACATCCTCATCTGGAACTCGGTCTCGTTGGCCACGCTCAACATGATCGGTTGCGGCGAGTTTACCGGTTCGATCAACTGCCTTTCCTTCAGCCGAGCGGACAGTGGCAGCATTCTGGCCGCAATCGATGATTCGCCGGACAAGATCATCTCCATCTGGGACTGGCAGAAGAAGGAGGGCGGCCGCAAGATCACCGAAACCAAGTGCTCGGTCGATACGGTGGTGGCGGTCGAGTTTCACCCCCTCGATAAGGGACAGATCATTACGATAGGGAAAAATCATATCGCCTTTTGGTCGCTCGACCAGAATGGCATGCTGTACAAGCGGATGGGCGTGTTCGAGAGCTTCGAGAAGCCCAAGTACGTGACGGCCATCTCGTTCACGCAGACGGGCGACGTCGTGACCGGCGATTCGAGCGGCAATCTGGCCGTGTGGAAGCGGGGCACCAACGTTATCAGTCGCTTCCTGAAGAAGGTGCACGAGGGACCGGTGTTCTCGATCTGTGCCCTGCGCAATGGGGGCTTCGTGACGGGCGGCAAGGatggactgctgctgctgttcgacgACGCGCTGCACATCAAGGCGGAACAGATCGTCGAAGCACACTTCGGAGCGGTGCGAGTCGTAGCGGAGGGCAAAGGCTCGCAGCTGCTCATCGGTACGACGAAGAACTGCATACTTTCCGGCGACTTTACCCTCAGCCTCGTGCCGATCGTGATGGGCCACACGGACATTCTGTGGTCGCTGGCAACGCATCCGCAGGTGGCACAGTTCGTCACCGGCGGGCGGGACAggttgctgcagctgtggGACTCGCTGTCGCACTCGGTCGTGTGGAGCAAGGACATCGGCGAACCGATCCACGCGGTCCAGATAGCGAATGCGGGCGACGTGATTGTGGCGGGCGGTGTCGGTGGCCGTTGGTCGGTGTTCGATATCGTAACCCGGGAGCTGTTGGCCACGTACACGGACGGGCAGGAGGTGATACAGTGCATGCAGTTCTCACCCGACGGTAATCTGCTGGCGGTCGGCTCCAAAGACAACTGCATCTACATCTACCAGTGCACGAAGGTGGCGCACCGGTTTTCCAAGATTGGAAAGTGCACG GGTCATTCTAGTTTCATATCACATCTCGATTGGTCCAAGGACAGTCAAGTGTTGCGATCGAACTCGGGCGACTACGAAATATTATACT GGAATCCCACGCTTTGCCGCCAAATAACGAGCCAAAGCACGGTAAAGAACCTTGAATGGGCCACCCAAAACTGCTCGGTCAGCTTTGAAACGATCGGCATTTGGCCGGAAAATTTCGACGGCACGGACATCAACAGTGTGTGCAAGGATGGCGAGGAGCAGTTCCTGGTTTGTGCCGATGATTTCGGCAAAATTCGACTGTTTAGTTTCCCAGCTTCGCAGCCAAAG TCGCTATCGCATAGTTACAGGGGACACAGCAGCCACGTAACAGCGGTACAGTTTATGCACGATGGCGTCCGTCTTCTGTCGGCCGGCGGTATGGACACGAGTGTACTGCAATGGCGAGTAGTGTAA
- the LOC120904242 gene encoding echinoderm microtubule-associated protein-like 2 isoform X1: MSNETDQETAATTGEGGGDIVKSSTMMSTQHQHHHHHHIMSTSVEEVDEQVLEMTQSTTTVSSSNSSSGNTTNNIHSRAQKSYKNLHEFSEEMLETEKAGLVERVYDLERQVLEHKDEIVCLKSTLADVLRRLATIDNSYENSTSGSGRGGTGTPAAGGTGGSSGGHHTVSDNVSASGQNSLSSKSFRFSRNTLTRLNSTVDEKRFGRVPSRVTSSPSRVKTNLAQKAIHYSNGSLHSDSMSSHSISPAPSPSPRQPNASAVANSHHALLASSGGMGKRWSSTGDFISTPGSPSGTGSSGSMSRFSAKSLLNLSGNSSRQGQTHPYVQRKNEDDEYVKLYISGRPIVIHLPEAQLSTYELTKVQPAPNRRLRLDWAYGYRGKDCRSNLYQLPTGEMVYFVAAVVILYNMDEHTQRHYLGHTDDVKSLAVHPNKLLVASGQCGGHEGRDSLPHILIWNSVSLATLNMIGCGEFTGSINCLSFSRADSGSILAAIDDSPDKIISIWDWQKKEGGRKITETKCSVDTVVAVEFHPLDKGQIITIGKNHIAFWSLDQNGMLYKRMGVFESFEKPKYVTAISFTQTGDVVTGDSSGNLAVWKRGTNVISRFLKKVHEGPVFSICALRNGGFVTGGKDGLLLLFDDALHIKAEQIVEAHFGAVRVVAEGKGSQLLIGTTKNCILSGDFTLSLVPIVMGHTDILWSLATHPQVAQFVTGGRDRLLQLWDSLSHSVVWSKDIGEPIHAVQIANAGDVIVAGGVGGRWSVFDIVTRELLATYTDGQEVIQCMQFSPDGNLLAVGSKDNCIYIYQCTKVAHRFSKIGKCTGHSSFISHLDWSKDSQVLRSNSGDYEILYWNPTLCRQITSQSTVKNLEWATQNCSVSFETIGIWPENFDGTDINSVCKDGEEQFLVCADDFGKIRLFSFPASQPKSLSHSYRGHSSHVTAVQFMHDGVRLLSAGGMDTSVLQWRVV; encoded by the exons ATGAGCAACGAAACTGACCAGGAAACGGCTGCTACGACTGGCGAAGGAGGAGGGGATATTGTTAAAAGCTCCACCATGATGTCGACtcaacatcaacatcaccatcatcatcacataaTGTCCACCAGCGTGGAGGAGGTGGATGAGCAGGTACTGGAAATGACACAGTCAACGACcaccgtcagcagcagcaacagcagcagcggcaataCCACCAACAACATCCACAGCCGGGCGCAAAAGTCATACAAAAATTTGCATGAATTTTCAG AGGAAATGCTGGAAACCGAAAAGGCCGGCCTAGTGGAGCGAGTGTACGATCTCGAGCGGCAGGTACTGGAGCACAAGGATGAGATCGTCTGTCTCAAGTCCACGCTGGCCGATGTATTACGTCGGCTGGCCACGATAGATAACAGCTACGAGAACAGTACGAGTGGCAGCGGCCGCGGTGGTACCGGGACGCCTGCGGCGGGCGGTACGGGAGGAAGCAGCGGCGGACATCATACGGTCAGCGATAACGTTTCCGCCAGTGGGCAGAATAGTTTATCCAGCAAAAGTTTTCGCTTCTCCCGCAACACACTCACGAGGC TAAATTCCACCGTGGATGAAAAACGCTTCGGTCGCGTCCCGTCGCGGGTGACCAGCTCGCCGTCCCGCGTAAAGACGAACCTCGCGCAAAAGGCCATCCACTATTCGAACGGCTCGCTGCACTCCGACTCGATGAGCAGTCATTCGATCTCGCCCGCCCCGTCCCCTTCGCCGCGGCAACCGAATGCGTCCGCCGTGGCCAACTCGCACCATGCCCTGCTCGCGTCGTCCGGCGGCATGGGCAAGCGGTGGTCCTCGACGGGGGATTTCATCAGCACACCCGGCAGCCCGAGCGGCACCGGAAGCAGTGGAAG CATGTCGAGGTTTTCGGCCAAATCACTGCTGAATCTCAGTGGCAACTCCAGCCGCCAGGGCCAAACGCATCCGTACGTGCAGCGAAAGAACGAGGACGACGAGTACGTGAAGCTGTACATCAGCGGACGGCCGATCGTAATTCACCTTCCCGAAGCACAACTGTCCACGTACGAGCTGACGAAGGTGCAGCCGGCCCCGAACAGACGCTTGCGGCTCGATTGGGCCTACGGCTACCGCGGCAAGGACTGTCGGTCCAATCTGTACCAGCTGCCGACCGGCGAGATGGTGTACTTTGTGGCAGCCGTCGTCATCCTGTACAACATGGACGAGCACACGCAGCGTCACTACCTCGGGCACACGGATGACGTGAAGAGCCTGGCCGTCCATCCGAACAAGCTGCTGGTGGCCAGCGGTCAGTGCGGTGGACATGAAGGGCGCGATTCGCTACCTCACATCCTCATCTGGAACTCGGTCTCGTTGGCCACGCTCAACATGATCGGTTGCGGCGAGTTTACCGGTTCGATCAACTGCCTTTCCTTCAGCCGAGCGGACAGTGGCAGCATTCTGGCCGCAATCGATGATTCGCCGGACAAGATCATCTCCATCTGGGACTGGCAGAAGAAGGAGGGCGGCCGCAAGATCACCGAAACCAAGTGCTCGGTCGATACGGTGGTGGCGGTCGAGTTTCACCCCCTCGATAAGGGACAGATCATTACGATAGGGAAAAATCATATCGCCTTTTGGTCGCTCGACCAGAATGGCATGCTGTACAAGCGGATGGGCGTGTTCGAGAGCTTCGAGAAGCCCAAGTACGTGACGGCCATCTCGTTCACGCAGACGGGCGACGTCGTGACCGGCGATTCGAGCGGCAATCTGGCCGTGTGGAAGCGGGGCACCAACGTTATCAGTCGCTTCCTGAAGAAGGTGCACGAGGGACCGGTGTTCTCGATCTGTGCCCTGCGCAATGGGGGCTTCGTGACGGGCGGCAAGGatggactgctgctgctgttcgacgACGCGCTGCACATCAAGGCGGAACAGATCGTCGAAGCACACTTCGGAGCGGTGCGAGTCGTAGCGGAGGGCAAAGGCTCGCAGCTGCTCATCGGTACGACGAAGAACTGCATACTTTCCGGCGACTTTACCCTCAGCCTCGTGCCGATCGTGATGGGCCACACGGACATTCTGTGGTCGCTGGCAACGCATCCGCAGGTGGCACAGTTCGTCACCGGCGGGCGGGACAggttgctgcagctgtggGACTCGCTGTCGCACTCGGTCGTGTGGAGCAAGGACATCGGCGAACCGATCCACGCGGTCCAGATAGCGAATGCGGGCGACGTGATTGTGGCGGGCGGTGTCGGTGGCCGTTGGTCGGTGTTCGATATCGTAACCCGGGAGCTGTTGGCCACGTACACGGACGGGCAGGAGGTGATACAGTGCATGCAGTTCTCACCCGACGGTAATCTGCTGGCGGTCGGCTCCAAAGACAACTGCATCTACATCTACCAGTGCACGAAGGTGGCGCACCGGTTTTCCAAGATTGGAAAGTGCACG GGTCATTCTAGTTTCATATCACATCTCGATTGGTCCAAGGACAGTCAAGTGTTGCGATCGAACTCGGGCGACTACGAAATATTATACT GGAATCCCACGCTTTGCCGCCAAATAACGAGCCAAAGCACGGTAAAGAACCTTGAATGGGCCACCCAAAACTGCTCGGTCAGCTTTGAAACGATCGGCATTTGGCCGGAAAATTTCGACGGCACGGACATCAACAGTGTGTGCAAGGATGGCGAGGAGCAGTTCCTGGTTTGTGCCGATGATTTCGGCAAAATTCGACTGTTTAGTTTCCCAGCTTCGCAGCCAAAG TCGCTATCGCATAGTTACAGGGGACACAGCAGCCACGTAACAGCGGTACAGTTTATGCACGATGGCGTCCGTCTTCTGTCGGCCGGCGGTATGGACACGAGTGTACTGCAATGGCGAGTAGTGTAA
- the LOC120904246 gene encoding MD-2-related lipid-recognition protein-like yields the protein MICWLPCQSLLIASSSSITVSVSPCVPSQVKMKYFQTVAIVALCLNVAWAEVVNFKKCPGEEKCTIHEVSISPCPEAAEGVACTVYRGTNVSISFDFTPEFAANELTADVSWTQPNFDLPFVGMDTAACKSTKCPTVSGTRQTYAYDLPIKKSYPPKHYDVKWKLTGENSESCCFIVQINITKKSKRT from the exons ATGATCTGTTGGCTGCCATGTCAGTCTTTACTGAttgctagcagcagcagcatcactgTTAGCGTGAGTCCGTGTGTTCCTTCTCAAGTGAAAATGAAGTACTTTCAAACAGTCGCTATTGTGGCATTGTGCCTCAATGTGGCTTGGGCAGAAGTAGTGAACTTTAAGAAATGTCCCGGTGAAG agaaATGTACAATCCATGAGGTTTCGATCTCGCCCTGCCCGGAAGCGGCGGAAGGAGTTGCCTGCACCGTGTACCGTGGAACGAACGTTAGCATATCGTTCGACTTTACCCCCG AGTTTGCCGCAAACGAGCTGACTGCCGATGTGTCCTGGACTCAGCCAAATTTTGATCTGCCCTTCGTTGGCATGGACACGGCAGCCTGCAAGTCTACCAAGTGTCCCACGGTGTCCGGCACTCGGCAAACGTACGCCTACGATTTGCCCATCAAGAAGTCTTACCCTCCG AAACACTACGACGTGAAGTGGAAGCTGACCGGCGAGAACAGCGAATCATGCTGCTTCATCGTGCAGATCAACATTACCAAGAAGAGCAAGCGCACTTAG